One genomic region from Scomber scombrus chromosome 19, fScoSco1.1, whole genome shotgun sequence encodes:
- the LOC134000899 gene encoding stonustoxin subunit alpha-like, with translation MSKVAAKVAGGTGGCVLHSRPDYLKFWVDLTLDPDTANSDLTVSADRKVVERGDVSQVKTDNPKRFLNVPELLCEQPLTGKKYWEIEWDGLQGVGIAVSYQIIPRKTTGNECRFGRNTYSWSLEGIVERAFMHNNTCNDKVKSPISSHRNRVGVFLDKDQGILQYFAISPDLEDMVLLYEAPRSEKKFTEALYAGFWVVDHTRVTLCPKQPGPRA, from the exons atgagcaaagtgGCTGCAAAG GTGGCAGGAGGAACAGGGGGCTGTGTTCTCCATTCAAGACCTGATTACCTTAAAT TTTGGGTTGATCTGACTCTGGACCCTGACACTGCTAACTCCGACCTCACGGTGTCTGCGGACAGAAAAGTTGTGGAGCGGGGCGATGTTAGCCAAGTCAAAACTGACAACCCCAAAAGATTCCTTAATGTCCCTGAGCTGCTGTGTGAACAGCCTCTGACTGGGAAGAAGTACTGGGAGATAGAGTGGGATGGGCTTCAGGGGGTTGGAATAGCAGTGTCTTATCAAATAATCCCGAGGAAAACTACAGGCAATGAGTGTAGATTTGGCCGTAACACTTACTCCTGGAGTCTAGAAGGTATTGTGGAGCGTGCATTCATGCACAATAATACCTGCAACGACAAGGTGAAGTCCCCCATCTCCTCCCACCGCAACCGAGTGGGAGTGTTTCTAGACAAGGACCAAGGCATCCTGCAGTACTTTGCCATCAGCCCTGATCTGGAGGATATGGTCCTCCTGTATGAGGCACCACGATCTGAGAAGAAATTCACAGAGGCTCTTTATGCAGGGTTTTGGGTAGTTGATCACACTAGGGTGACCCTATGCCCCAAACAGCCGGGTCCCAGGGCTTAA
- the LOC134000900 gene encoding stonustoxin subunit beta-like, producing MSKVAAKVAGGTEGQALIPREEFLPYWIDLTVDADTAYSKIKVSEDQKTVMLTDETQTDDVSSKRFLYVPQVLCNQPLSGKKYWEVEWEGPKGAGIAVSYASIAKNTAGDECRFGCNCKSWRFQDGVHRDFLYNDLKTIISSHFNVIGVFIDVEEGILRFYSITPDREEMKLLYDVPSFHATEDLYAGFWLSEGTKLTIASQRVAKSCQRT from the exons atgagcaaagtgGCTGCAAAG GTGGCAGGAGGAACGGAGGGCCAGGCTCTCATTCCAAGAGAAGAATTCCTACCAT ACTGGATTGATCTGACTGTGGATGCTGACACAGCTTACTCCAAAATCAAGGTGTCTGAGGACCAAAAAACAGTGATGCTGACCGATGAAACCCAAACTGATGATGTGAGCTCCAAAAGATTCCTCTACGTACCCCAGGTGCTGTGTAATCAGCCTCTGAGTGGGAAGAAGTACTGGGAGGTAGAGTGGGAAGGGCCCAAGGGGGCTGGGATTGCAGTATCTTATGCCTCAATTGCAAAGAACACTGCAGGTGATGAGTGTAGATTTGGATGTAACTGTAAATCCTGGAGGTTTCAGGATGGTGTGCACCGTGATTTCTTGTACAATGATTTGAAAACGATCATCTCCTCACACTTCAACGTAATAGGAGTGTTCATAGATGTTGAGGAAGGTATCCTCAGGTTCTACAGTATCACTCCTGATCGGGAGGAGATGAAACTCCTGTATGATGTCCCAAGTTTTCATGCCACTGAGGATCTTTATGCAGGGTTTTGGTTGAGTGAAGGGACCAAGCTGACCATTGCCTCTCAGCGGGTGGCCAAGAGTTGCCAGAGAACCTGA